CCACATAGGTGCGGCCCGTCTCGTCCCGTACGGCCGCACCCTCGGGCACGCCGTTACGGGCGCGGGCGCTCCGCGCAAGGGTGATGATCTTGAGGTCCTCGGCGCCGAGGTCGCCGTGCTCGCTGCTGAGTGTCATGAACCGAGCATAGGTCCGCGACGATGATCAGCCCGCGACCGGGTACATCGCCCCGCGACGCCCCTCCGGCGACACCAGCCACTCCAGCTTCTCGGCCGTGTCCGCCTCCGGCAGCGGGGTGTGCATCACGATGACCAGATCCGGGCGGGCCGGGACCCTGAGCTGGGTCGCCTCGACCACCAGCGTCCCGACCAGCGGGTGCTCCATCTCCTTGCGGTTCTGGCCGCCCGGCAGGATGTCCCGCCGCTCCCACAGCTCCGCGAACTCCGCGCTCGCCTCCTTGGCCGACTCGACCACCGCCTGGAAGCCCTCGTCGTCCGGGCACTCGGAGCACGCCGAGCGGAACTGGGCGACGACCTTCGGCGCGAGCTCCTCCCAGCGCGTCGACCGCGAGCGGTACAGCGGGTCCGTGAAGAACGCGACGAGGCAGTTCTGCACGATCTCCGGCCGCATCCCGAGCACGATCGCCGCCGCGTCGTTCCACATCACCGTGTTCCAGTACTGGTCCATGATGTGCGCCGGGAACGGCATCCACGCGTCGATGAGCCGCCGGAGCCCGTGGCACATGTCCCGGTCCTCCGGGGCCGGTTCGAGCGCCGGCGGGTTCAGCGCCGCCAGGACGTACAGATGGCGGCGCTCCGCCGGGCTCAGCCGCAGCACCCGCGCCACCGAGTCGAGGACCTGCGGGGAGACCGTGATGTCCCGGCCCTGCTCCAGCCACTGGTACCAGGAGACCCCGACGCCCGCGAGGACCGCGACCTCCTCCCGGCGCAGGCCCGGGGTGCGGCGGCGGGCGCCGCCGTCCGGGAGTCC
This is a stretch of genomic DNA from Streptomyces sp. R44. It encodes these proteins:
- a CDS encoding helix-turn-helix transcriptional regulator → MATALESASAKQHRLGELREFLMSRRARVSPAEAGLPDGGARRRTPGLRREEVAVLAGVGVSWYQWLEQGRDITVSPQVLDSVARVLRLSPAERRHLYVLAALNPPALEPAPEDRDMCHGLRRLIDAWMPFPAHIMDQYWNTVMWNDAAAIVLGMRPEIVQNCLVAFFTDPLYRSRSTRWEELAPKVVAQFRSACSECPDDEGFQAVVESAKEASAEFAELWERRDILPGGQNRKEMEHPLVGTLVVEATQLRVPARPDLVIVMHTPLPEADTAEKLEWLVSPEGRRGAMYPVAG